One region of Aphelocoma coerulescens isolate FSJ_1873_10779 chromosome 12, UR_Acoe_1.0, whole genome shotgun sequence genomic DNA includes:
- the GATA2 gene encoding endothelial transcription factor GATA-2 — translation MEVATDQPRWMAHHAVLNGQHPESHHPGLAHNYMEPAQLLPPDEVDVFFNHLDSQGNPYYANSAHARARVSYSQAHARLTGSQMCRPHLIHSPGIPWLDSSKAALSAHHHNPWTVSPFTKTPLHPSAAGAPGAISVYPGSSTSSTASVSSLTPASHSGSHLFGFPPTPPKEVSPDPNSTSAASPSSSAGARQEDKDSIKYQVSLSEGMKMESASPLRSSLTSMGAQPSTHHPIPTYPSYVPAAHDYSSSLFHPGSFLGGPASSFTPKPRSKARSCSEGRECVNCGATATPLWRRDGTGHYLCNACGLYHKMNGQNRPLIKPKRRLSAARRAGTCCANCQTTTTTLWRRNANGDPVCNACGLYYKLHNVNRPLTMKKEGIQTRNRKMSNKSKKSKKGSECFEELSKCMQEKSSPFSAAALASHMAPMGHLPPFSHSGHILPTPTPIHPSSSISFGHPHPSSMVTAMG, via the exons ATGGAGGTGGCCACGGATCAGCCTCGCTGGATGGCCCACCACGCCGTGCTCAACGGGCAGCACCCCGAGAGCCACCACCCCGGGCTGGCTCACAACTACATGGAACCAGCGCAGCTCCTACCTCCGGATGAAGTCGACGTCTTCTTCAACCACCTGGACTCCCAGGGCAACCCTTACTACGCCAATTCCGCCCACGCCCGGGCCAGGGTCTCCTACAGCCAGGCACACG CCCGCCTGACCGGGAGTCAAATGTGCCGGCCTCATCTTATCCACAGCCCCGGGATCCCTTGGCTGGACAGCAGCAAGGCGGCACTGTCTGCCCATCACCACAACCCCTGGACCGTCAGCCCCTTCACCAAGACACCCCTGCACCCCTCGGCGGCCGGAGCGCCTGGAGCCATCTCGGTGTACCCGGGCAGTAGCACCTCCAGCACCGCCTCCGTGTCTTCGCTCACCCCGGCCTCGCACTCCGGCTCCCACCTCTTCGGGTTCCCCCCGACCCCTCCCAAGGAAGTGTCCCCAGACCCCAACTCCACCAGCGCCGCCTCCCCTTCTTCCTCTGCCGGGGCTCGGCAGGAGGACAAAGACAGCATCAAGTACCAAGTGTCGCTGTCGGAGGGGATGAAGATGGAGAGCGCCAGCCCGCTCAGAAGCAGCCTCACCAGCATGGGGGCCCAGCCCTCcacccaccaccccatccccacCTACCCCTCCTACGTGCCAGCAGCCCACGACTACAGCAGCAGCCTCTTCCACCCGGGCAGCTTTCTGGGGGGCCCCGCGTCCAGCTTCACCCCCAAGCCGCGGAGCAAGGCCAGGTCCTGTTCGG AAGGCAGAGAGTGTGTGAACTGCGGAGCCACTGCTACCCCTCTCTGGAGAAGAGACGGCACCGGGCATTACCTGTGTAACGCCTGCGGGCTCTACCACAAAATGAACGGTCAAAACCGACCTCTCATTAAACCCAAGCGAAGGCTG TCAGCggccaggagagcagggacttGTTGTGCCAACTGTCAGACAACCACCACGACCTTATGGCGACGTAATGCAAACGGGGACCCAGTTTGTAATGCCTGCGGACTCTACTATAAATTGCACAAT GTGAACAGGCCTCTGACCatgaaaaaggaaggaattcagaccAGGAATAGGAAGATGTCCAACAAatcaaagaaaagcaagaaaggCTCTGAGTGTTTTGAGGAACTGTCCAAGTGCATGCAGGAGAAGTCGTCTCCCTTCAGCGCTGCTGCCCTTGCCAGTCACATGGCACCCATGGGGCATTTGCCCCCTTTCAGCCACTCTGGACACATCCTACCAACACCTACCCCCATCCACCCATCTTCCAGCATCTCATTTGGACACCCACACCCATCCAGCATGGTTACAGCCATGGGATAA